Proteins co-encoded in one Patescibacteria group bacterium genomic window:
- a CDS encoding type IV secretion system DNA-binding domain-containing protein — protein MTREKIRKIKCAPPPTELPVYGAADVDAKECSFFGRTNYEAALETKKFIFGIKRVDRRQHIYSIGKSGVGKTKFLELLIRQDIAYGHGVCLIDPHGDLIENILDFIPKERINDIVVIDPSDINFPVSFNPLLNVVPELKHQVAQGLIEVLERQFGANWTPRLEHVFRFTVLALLDYPDATMRGMISMLTDRRYRQKVTDYIEDDMVKRFWAVEFADWSEKFDTEAIIPLVNKLSQFLSNPMLRSIFGQKENKIDLEKIMNDKKILLINLAKGKLGEENSSFFGSMFITKLYQACMARASMPEDKRKDFYLYVDEFQNLITTTFENLFTESRKYGLCITVAHQYMAQLLQQVVATVLGNIGTIVVFRVGGDDAAKLAMEMTPIFQAEDMINLGAREFYIKMTIDGEAFDPFSAETLKVLPSGHLSYKKEIMNQSREKYALSLESVKEKLKDEELPKEKEDNIEEMEPLV, from the coding sequence ATGACCAGAGAAAAGATTCGGAAAATTAAGTGCGCGCCTCCTCCGACGGAATTGCCGGTTTACGGAGCGGCGGATGTGGACGCGAAAGAGTGCTCTTTTTTTGGCCGGACAAATTACGAGGCCGCTTTAGAGACGAAAAAATTTATCTTTGGCATTAAACGGGTGGACCGGAGACAGCATATTTATTCTATTGGGAAAAGCGGCGTGGGAAAAACCAAATTTTTGGAACTTTTAATCCGACAGGATATCGCTTATGGGCATGGCGTTTGTTTGATTGACCCCCACGGTGATTTGATTGAAAATATTTTGGATTTTATCCCCAAGGAAAGAATCAATGATATTGTTGTGATTGACCCGTCGGATATTAATTTTCCCGTTTCTTTTAATCCTCTTTTGAATGTTGTCCCAGAATTAAAACACCAAGTCGCCCAAGGGTTGATTGAAGTTTTGGAGCGGCAATTCGGAGCGAACTGGACGCCGCGATTAGAACATGTTTTTAGATTTACTGTTTTGGCTTTACTTGATTACCCTGACGCGACGATGCGCGGAATGATTTCTATGCTTACAGACAGACGATACCGGCAAAAAGTTACTGACTATATTGAAGACGATATGGTCAAGAGATTCTGGGCGGTTGAGTTCGCCGACTGGTCGGAGAAGTTTGATACGGAGGCGATTATTCCTTTGGTTAATAAGTTGAGCCAATTTCTTTCCAATCCGATGTTGCGCAGCATTTTTGGGCAGAAAGAAAACAAAATTGATTTAGAGAAAATTATGAACGACAAGAAAATTCTTTTAATCAATTTAGCGAAAGGTAAATTGGGCGAGGAAAACAGCAGTTTTTTTGGTTCAATGTTTATCACTAAACTTTATCAGGCGTGCATGGCAAGGGCGTCTATGCCGGAAGATAAGAGGAAAGATTTTTATCTTTATGTGGATGAGTTTCAAAATTTAATTACGACGACTTTTGAAAATTTATTTACCGAATCAAGAAAATACGGGCTTTGCATCACGGTCGCTCATCAATATATGGCGCAATTATTACAGCAAGTTGTGGCGACTGTTTTGGGGAATATCGGGACAATTGTTGTTTTCAGAGTGGGCGGAGATGACGCCGCGAAATTGGCCATGGAAATGACGCCGATTTTTCAGGCGGAGGACATGATTAATTTAGGCGCGCGGGAATTTTATATCAAAATGACCATTGATGGCGAAGCGTTTGATCCTTTCTCTGCCGAAACGCTTAAGGTTTTGCCGTCGGGGCATCTTTCTTACAAAAAGGAAATCATGAATCAAAGCCGCGAGAAATACGCTCTTTCTTTGGAAAGCGTAAAAGAGAAATTGAAAGACGAGGAACTGCCGAAAGAAAAGGAGGATAATATAGAGGAAATGGAACCGCTAGTGTAA
- a CDS encoding DUF3800 domain-containing protein: protein MLEKFFKKANNHNLTLSDYKKIWTPFCFLDESGTLDIKTQPYFTVGMIKCSQPYYLQQKIRYIREKNRFWWELKFSGLNKVKIKTAKEILDAFFQTRSVWFSSYTIDKRSQYFKNEFHSDPFVAYEQITKHLLEGNLKKNEVLIVLADNLVAPKRNKFEVNVKNHTNNKFKRLAIAGVCRLDSKTNDLLQMADLIIGSINYELLLKEKVISSPSRYKWEFVEEFKKGIGVNSLTRDFRNYSFNIHFHKNDGDIEDLKSEGKKVENNKK, encoded by the coding sequence ATGTTAGAAAAATTTTTTAAAAAAGCAAATAATCATAATTTAACATTGTCTGATTATAAAAAAATCTGGACGCCATTTTGTTTTTTAGATGAATCAGGGACATTAGATATTAAAACCCAGCCATATTTTACAGTTGGAATGATAAAATGTTCGCAACCGTATTATTTACAACAAAAAATACGATATATCAGAGAGAAAAATAGATTTTGGTGGGAATTAAAATTTAGCGGTTTAAATAAGGTTAAAATTAAAACCGCTAAAGAAATTCTGGACGCCTTTTTCCAAACGCGCAGTGTTTGGTTTTCGTCCTATACAATTGATAAACGCAGTCAGTATTTTAAAAATGAATTTCATAGCGACCCGTTTGTCGCTTATGAACAAATTACTAAACATTTGTTAGAGGGTAATTTAAAGAAGAATGAAGTGCTAATTGTGTTAGCTGATAATCTTGTTGCTCCCAAAAGAAATAAATTTGAAGTAAATGTCAAAAACCATACGAATAATAAATTTAAAAGATTGGCCATTGCTGGTGTTTGCCGATTAGATTCTAAAACGAATGATTTATTACAAATGGCAGATTTGATTATCGGTTCAATAAATTATGAATTACTCCTAAAAGAAAAAGTGATAAGTTCGCCATCGCGATATAAATGGGAATTTGTTGAGGAATTTAAAAAAGGGATAGGCGTCAATAGTTTAACGCGAGATTTTAGAAATTATAGTTTTAATATTCATTTTCATAAAAATGACGGAGATATAGAAGATTTAAAGAGCGAGGGTAAAAAAGTTGAAAATAATAAAAAGTAG
- a CDS encoding alpha/beta fold hydrolase, whose product MKKQVVVIHGGNSFETDKDYLSFLKFLKVDLDKYRKTNWNDSLRKELGNRFDVLLLKMPNPMNSKYAEWKILFRKIARLLDNNVVLIGHSLGGVFLAKYLSENKFPKKIRASILIAPPYKESDIEESLGGFAILNDLKRFKKQGGKIFIYHSEDDPVVPYLNLEKYQKDLPDMTARIFKDRGHFNQSEFPELVSEIKRICGR is encoded by the coding sequence ATGAAAAAGCAAGTTGTTGTAATTCATGGTGGAAATTCTTTTGAAACAGATAAAGATTATCTGTCGTTTTTGAAGTTTTTGAAGGTTGATTTGGATAAATACAGAAAGACAAATTGGAATGATTCTTTGCGGAAAGAACTTGGGAATAGATTTGATGTTTTGTTATTGAAAATGCCAAATCCGATGAATTCTAAATATGCCGAATGGAAGATATTGTTTAGAAAAATCGCTCGTCTGTTAGATAATAATGTTGTTTTAATTGGTCATTCTTTAGGTGGAGTGTTTTTAGCAAAATATCTTTCGGAAAATAAGTTTCCCAAAAAAATTCGCGCTTCGATTCTAATCGCTCCGCCGTATAAAGAAAGCGATATCGAAGAATCATTAGGAGGTTTTGCCATATTAAATGATTTAAAAAGGTTTAAAAAGCAAGGTGGTAAGATATTTATTTATCATAGCGAAGATGATCCTGTTGTCCCTTATCTTAACCTCGAGAAATATCAAAAAGATTTGCCCGACATGACCGCAAGGATATTTAAGGATAGAGGTCATTTTAATCAGTCAGAATTTCCAGAATTAGTTAGTGAGATAAAAAGAATTTGCGGGAGATAA